In one Candidatus Angelobacter sp. genomic region, the following are encoded:
- a CDS encoding DUF1592 domain-containing protein: MRSLVRFFLFFAVAAPLAAGDLPPAIRLFVEKHCTECHDTDTMKGGLDLTTLKFEPGNSTNFSRWVLVHDRVSKGEMPPKKKPRPEAAELEAFTNSLSSSLVAAERARMAKEGRATRRRLNRYEYENALRDLLHAPWLQVRDSLPEDGEADRFNKIGDALDVSHVQMARYLNAADYALHQAMAPQARRPDPKVKRYYARDQRSYTGPMKFTVFNTAPERATFPVLGFEGQPDVRRGDAPVTSTNAELRELEGVGVVASAYEPIEPKFNQFRAPVPGHYKLRFNAYSVWVGPGESNKWYIPNLDDISKGHRDEPITITAETPPRLLRHLGDFDVTPEPAVHELDVWLLAGEMIRPDAGRLFRSRPGPARWQNPLAEKDGQPGVVFRWMEVEGPIYDEWPPAGHKLLFGDLPMVNREIPQAEVNTGNTNRMGQRRFRPPPGVEVISQKPIADAERLLREFIRHAYRHPTGESEVKRFLPVVRSALKEGNNFTDAMIAAYTAVLCSPEFIYLEEKPGLLDDYALAARLSFFLWNSPPDDGLRHCAEKNQLHRSDVLRAQTERLLADPKSRRFVDAFLDYWLDLRKITATAPDANLYSDYYLDDLLEESALEETRLFFAELLRDDWPARNVVSSDFAMLNERLAQHYGLPPVQGVALRRVQLPKDSVRGGLMTQASVLKVTANGTTTSPVLRGAWIMERILGQKPPPPPPSVPAIEPDIRGAVTIRQQLEKHRTLETCNACHAKIDPAGFALENFDVMGGWRDRYRSEVEGELAHGIAKSGQKFTFHYALPVDATGELPDGRKFHDIRDLKQLLLADEKQLARNLAKQLAVYATGAPIHFADRGQIEQILERASSSHYGVRSLIDELVQSELFRNK, translated from the coding sequence ATGAGATCACTTGTCCGCTTCTTTCTCTTTTTCGCTGTCGCGGCCCCCCTGGCGGCCGGCGACCTGCCGCCAGCGATACGGTTGTTTGTTGAAAAACACTGCACGGAGTGTCACGACACCGACACCATGAAAGGCGGCCTCGACCTGACGACGCTCAAATTTGAGCCGGGGAACTCCACGAATTTTTCACGATGGGTGCTGGTGCATGACCGCGTCAGCAAAGGCGAGATGCCGCCGAAGAAAAAGCCGCGTCCAGAAGCGGCAGAATTGGAGGCATTCACGAACTCGTTGTCTTCGTCGCTCGTGGCCGCGGAGCGGGCGCGCATGGCGAAGGAAGGCCGGGCGACGCGCCGCCGGCTCAATCGTTACGAATACGAGAACGCTTTGCGCGATCTTCTGCATGCGCCGTGGCTGCAGGTGCGTGATTCGCTGCCGGAAGACGGCGAGGCGGATCGCTTCAACAAGATCGGCGACGCACTCGACGTGTCGCACGTTCAGATGGCGCGGTATCTCAACGCGGCGGACTACGCGTTGCACCAGGCGATGGCGCCGCAGGCCCGGCGCCCGGACCCAAAGGTCAAACGCTACTACGCGCGCGATCAGCGCAGTTACACCGGCCCGATGAAGTTCACTGTATTCAACACCGCGCCCGAGCGCGCCACCTTCCCCGTGCTGGGCTTCGAAGGTCAGCCGGACGTGCGCCGGGGTGATGCGCCCGTCACCAGCACGAACGCGGAACTGCGCGAACTGGAAGGTGTCGGCGTGGTGGCGAGCGCTTACGAACCCATCGAGCCAAAGTTCAACCAGTTCCGAGCGCCCGTTCCCGGCCACTACAAGCTCCGCTTCAATGCGTATTCGGTTTGGGTTGGACCGGGTGAAAGCAACAAGTGGTATATTCCGAACCTCGACGACATTTCGAAAGGCCACCGCGACGAGCCGATCACAATCACGGCCGAAACACCACCGCGCCTGCTCCGCCATCTCGGTGACTTCGACGTGACGCCAGAGCCGGCGGTGCATGAACTCGACGTTTGGCTGCTGGCCGGCGAAATGATACGGCCTGACGCCGGACGCCTGTTTCGCTCGCGGCCCGGCCCGGCCCGCTGGCAGAATCCGCTCGCGGAGAAGGACGGCCAGCCCGGTGTGGTGTTCCGCTGGATGGAAGTCGAAGGCCCGATCTACGACGAATGGCCTCCCGCGGGACACAAACTGCTCTTTGGCGATCTGCCCATGGTGAATCGCGAGATCCCGCAAGCTGAGGTGAATACCGGAAACACGAACCGCATGGGTCAGCGCCGCTTCAGGCCGCCTCCCGGTGTCGAGGTGATTTCTCAAAAACCGATCGCCGACGCCGAGCGCCTGCTGCGCGAGTTCATCCGCCACGCCTACCGACATCCGACCGGCGAGTCGGAAGTGAAGCGCTTCCTGCCGGTCGTAAGGAGCGCGCTGAAGGAGGGAAATAATTTCACGGACGCGATGATCGCCGCGTACACCGCCGTGCTTTGTTCGCCGGAGTTCATTTATCTTGAAGAAAAACCTGGACTGCTCGACGACTACGCGCTCGCCGCACGCCTTTCGTTTTTTCTCTGGAACTCGCCGCCGGACGATGGACTGCGCCACTGCGCGGAGAAGAATCAACTGCACAGGTCGGACGTGTTGCGGGCGCAAACGGAGCGGCTGCTGGCCGACCCGAAGTCCCGCCGCTTCGTGGACGCGTTCCTCGATTACTGGCTCGACCTTCGGAAAATCACGGCCACCGCGCCCGACGCGAATCTGTATTCCGATTATTACCTCGATGATTTGCTCGAGGAATCCGCGCTGGAAGAAACACGATTGTTCTTCGCCGAATTGCTGCGCGATGATTGGCCCGCGCGCAACGTCGTCTCCTCGGACTTTGCCATGCTCAACGAACGCCTCGCCCAGCATTATGGTTTGCCGCCCGTGCAAGGCGTGGCTCTGCGTCGGGTTCAGTTGCCGAAAGACAGCGTCCGGGGTGGACTCATGACTCAGGCTTCGGTGCTCAAGGTCACGGCCAACGGCACGACCACGTCACCCGTGTTGCGCGGCGCCTGGATCATGGAGCGCATTCTCGGCCAGAAACCGCCACCGCCGCCGCCCAGCGTCCCTGCGATCGAGCCGGACATACGCGGCGCAGTCACAATTCGCCAGCAGCTTGAGAAGCACCGCACCCTGGAAACCTGCAACGCCTGCCACGCGAAGATTGATCCGGCAGGATTCGCGTTGGAGAACTTCGACGTGATGGGCGGCTGGCGCGACCGTTATCGTTCGGAGGTCGAGGGTGAACTGGCGCATGGCATCGCCAAGAGCGGACAGAAATTCACCTTCCACTATGCGCTGCCCGTGGACGCCACCGGCGAGCTGCCTGATGGCCGGAAATTCCACGACATCCGCGACCTCAAACAACTCCTGCTCGCGGACGAAAAACAACTCGCGCGCAACCTCGCCAAGCAACTGGCGGTCTATGCAACGGGGGCGCCGATCCACTTCGCCGACCGGGGACAGATCGAGCAAATTCTGGAACGCGCCAGTTCCAGCCATTACGGCGTTCGCAGCCTCATCGACGAGCTGGTGCAGAGCGAATTGTTCCGCAACAAATGA
- a CDS encoding CHRD domain-containing protein has translation MFSLVVLLTSVWRGSAQGTVQFTCLLQGVEQVSPSTAIAVTGSGSLTLNGSLLTYSFQVPNLLVFPSGAHFHADGTDLIWSLAHYEYVPASGSWPGGVTFNGSGTIPAYQDELLSGHWYVQLHSLQYVGGVIRGYVVPVPEPTTSVVFAAALAMVWCGRAWAARRR, from the coding sequence ATGTTTAGTCTGGTTGTCCTGCTGACCTCCGTTTGGCGTGGATCTGCCCAGGGAACGGTGCAATTCACGTGTTTGCTTCAAGGTGTTGAACAGGTCTCGCCGAGCACGGCAATCGCCGTCACCGGCTCCGGTTCCCTGACCCTCAATGGCAGTTTGCTGACCTACAGCTTTCAGGTTCCCAACCTGCTTGTGTTTCCCTCCGGAGCCCACTTCCATGCGGACGGGACGGACTTAATATGGAGCCTGGCACACTACGAGTACGTCCCCGCGTCCGGCAGCTGGCCGGGGGGAGTCACCTTCAACGGCAGCGGAACCATCCCTGCTTACCAGGACGAACTGCTGTCCGGCCATTGGTATGTGCAGCTTCATTCCCTGCAATACGTCGGCGGGGTGATCCGCGGGTACGTTGTGCCGGTGCCTGAGCCGACGACATCCGTCGTGTTCGCGGCGGCACTCGCAATGGTTTGGTGCGGTCGCGCCTGGGCAGCGAGAAGGAGATGA
- a CDS encoding prenyltransferase/squalene oxidase repeat-containing protein — MSLRIQMLQVARLAPRLLGDSTDLVRNFFRQQLTPEGAGRDRAGRPDLYYTIFTLAGMQALEIEVPTERIEAYLRSFGDGDGLDFVHLSALARCWAVVGVKRMPRGLDRALLARIEAFRKPDGGYEGDAKLAYGTAYGAFVALGAYEDLDRAPVHPLKLIQSLKSLETPDGAWSNIPGARVGATNATAGAVTLIRHLGFPVNQGVGDWLLARAHPQGGFLAAPDAPIPDLLSTATTLHALAAMDHRLPVNVHERCLDFLDTLWSNEGGFHGHWSDDHLDCEYTFYALLALGHLSLGA; from the coding sequence ATGAGCCTTCGTATCCAAATGCTGCAAGTGGCCCGCCTCGCACCGCGCCTGCTTGGCGATTCCACCGACCTTGTTCGCAATTTTTTCCGACAGCAGCTCACACCCGAAGGCGCCGGACGAGATCGAGCAGGCCGGCCGGACCTCTATTATACGATTTTCACACTCGCCGGAATGCAGGCGCTTGAAATCGAAGTGCCCACAGAGCGCATCGAAGCCTATCTGCGCTCGTTCGGCGACGGCGACGGGTTGGATTTCGTTCACCTGTCGGCGCTGGCCCGCTGTTGGGCCGTCGTCGGCGTCAAACGGATGCCGCGGGGCCTCGACCGCGCGTTGCTGGCGCGGATCGAAGCATTCCGGAAACCGGACGGCGGTTACGAAGGTGACGCGAAGCTCGCTTACGGTACCGCGTACGGCGCCTTCGTTGCGCTCGGCGCCTATGAGGATCTCGACCGCGCCCCGGTGCATCCGCTGAAGTTGATTCAAAGCCTGAAAAGTCTAGAAACACCGGACGGCGCGTGGAGCAATATTCCCGGCGCGCGCGTTGGCGCGACCAACGCCACCGCAGGAGCCGTCACGTTGATTAGACACCTTGGATTTCCGGTGAATCAAGGTGTCGGCGATTGGCTCTTGGCACGCGCGCATCCGCAGGGCGGCTTCTTGGCGGCCCCCGACGCGCCGATCCCGGATCTGTTGTCCACGGCGACGACTCTGCACGCCTTGGCGGCGATGGACCACCGGTTGCCCGTGAACGTCCATGAACGGTGCCTGGACTTTCTCGACACGCTCTGGTCGAACGAAGGCGGCTTTCACGGCCATTGGAGTGATGACCACTTGGATTGCGAATACACATTTTACGCCCTGCTCGCGCTCGGCCACCTGAGTCTGGGTGCGTGA
- a CDS encoding VCBS repeat-containing protein encodes MRVTLNRTWSFFVIAVVANVMAADKTTYFNPPGTRAMGELLEKVARDINPGNSAFFSEKRIETFGPQIGKIHDPVQLQQVLPGFALDLLDAGRTEEAIDVLGMVERLPGQGGNSLILRDRRRLRTYEAVAQMRLGEQQNCLTNHTIDSCLLPIRESGIHVDQRGSRSAIQILKQSLGEFPEDLRLRWLLNIAFMTVGEYPDKVPAKWLIPPRVFESDYDIKRFVDVASVAGVDIQGLSGGSIVEDFDGDGLLDIMVSSIGLHDSLRYFHNNGDGTFADLTAEAGLTREVGGLNLVHADYNNDGYPDVFVLRGAWFGSEGHHPNSLLRNNGDGTFTDVTEEAGLLSFHPTQTAVWFDYNNDGRIDLFIGNESTGTDVNPCELYRNNGDGTFTECAADAGVANVGFV; translated from the coding sequence ATGAGAGTGACACTGAATCGGACGTGGAGTTTTTTTGTCATTGCTGTCGTTGCAAATGTGATGGCCGCTGACAAAACGACGTACTTCAATCCGCCTGGCACAAGGGCGATGGGGGAGCTACTGGAGAAAGTCGCTCGCGACATCAATCCCGGCAACAGCGCTTTTTTTTCGGAAAAGCGCATCGAAACGTTTGGTCCGCAGATCGGAAAAATCCACGATCCGGTGCAGCTCCAGCAGGTTTTGCCAGGATTTGCGCTCGATCTGCTGGACGCCGGACGCACCGAGGAGGCCATTGACGTGCTGGGCATGGTCGAGCGACTGCCCGGACAGGGCGGCAACTCCTTGATCCTGCGTGACAGGCGACGGCTTCGCACCTATGAGGCTGTTGCGCAAATGCGGCTTGGTGAACAACAGAATTGTTTGACCAACCACACGATCGATTCGTGCCTTCTGCCCATCCGGGAAAGCGGAATCCATGTTGATCAACGAGGATCCAGGAGCGCCATTCAGATACTCAAACAATCATTGGGGGAGTTCCCGGAAGATCTCAGATTGCGGTGGCTGTTGAACATTGCCTTCATGACCGTTGGCGAATACCCGGACAAGGTGCCCGCAAAATGGTTGATCCCGCCGCGCGTCTTCGAGTCCGACTACGATATCAAGCGATTTGTGGACGTTGCGTCGGTCGCAGGCGTGGACATTCAAGGGCTTTCCGGTGGCAGCATCGTGGAGGATTTTGACGGGGACGGGCTGCTCGACATCATGGTCTCATCGATCGGCTTGCATGACTCGCTGCGTTATTTTCACAACAACGGCGACGGAACTTTTGCCGATCTGACCGCTGAGGCGGGACTGACACGGGAAGTGGGCGGTCTCAATCTGGTTCACGCCGATTACAACAACGACGGGTATCCGGATGTGTTCGTGCTCCGCGGAGCATGGTTCGGATCCGAGGGACATCACCCCAACTCTTTGCTTCGTAACAACGGTGACGGCACTTTCACGGACGTTACAGAGGAAGCGGGGCTGCTCAGCTTTCATCCTACCCAGACCGCCGTCTGGTTCGACTACAACAATGACGGCCGGATCGATCTATTCATTGGCAACGAGTCGACCGGAACGGACGTCAACCCGTGCGAACTGTATCGAAACAATGGAGACGGAACGTTCACGGAATGCGCGGCTGACGCTGGCGTGGCAAACGTTGGTTTCGT
- a CDS encoding MOSC domain-containing protein produces MSRVTQILIAGAPSSPMTLLNEVRAVPGKGLEGDRYFSGSGTFSPKPQKPDFEITFVEGEKIAAFARESGLPFNSLLARRNIVTEGVPLNDLVGEEFRVGEVRMRGVRLCEPCNHLAKASFPEILKGLIHKAGLRAQIISEGMIHVGDLIRKEQ; encoded by the coding sequence ATGTCACGCGTCACTCAAATCCTGATTGCCGGGGCGCCATCGTCTCCAATGACACTGCTCAATGAGGTCCGGGCGGTGCCGGGCAAGGGACTGGAGGGCGACCGGTATTTTTCCGGCAGCGGCACGTTTTCCCCCAAACCGCAAAAACCCGATTTTGAGATCACGTTTGTCGAGGGGGAGAAAATCGCCGCGTTTGCCAGAGAGTCCGGCCTGCCCTTCAATTCTCTCCTGGCCCGAAGGAATATCGTGACGGAGGGCGTTCCACTGAACGATTTGGTTGGGGAGGAGTTCCGGGTTGGCGAGGTGCGAATGCGCGGCGTCCGGCTGTGCGAGCCCTGCAATCACCTTGCGAAGGCCAGTTTCCCTGAAATTCTAAAAGGGTTGATCCACAAAGCCGGCCTGCGGGCGCAGATTATTTCCGAAGGAATGATTCATGTGGGTGATTTGATCCGCAAAGAGCAATGA